In Fibrobacter sp. UWB15, the following proteins share a genomic window:
- a CDS encoding valine--tRNA ligase — METRYNSKDVEARWHKTWAENNSFAPSGKGEPFSVVIPPPNVTGALHLGHALNDTLQDILVRYRRKTGRDTLWIPGTDHAGIATQAVVEKRLFQDEHKTRHDIGRDALVERIWKWKDEYEARITKQLKSLGVSCDWSRQRFTLDPVCAKAVRHAFFNLFKKGLIYRGKRLVNWDTKLQTAVADDEIYYEHVKGHFWTFKYPLADGSGFIPVSTTRPETIMGDTALAVHPNDERYAQFIGKMLKVPFVDREIPVIADAILVDKDFGTGSVKVTPAHDPNDYATGLRHKLPMINIMNDDGSLNENAGKFQGLKGQAARDAVVAGLEELGLLIKVEDHEMDVGHSDRSKTVIEPYLSDQWFVKMDVLAENAMNAVKSGEIKIIPERYANKYLDWLAEKRDWCISRQLWWGHRIPIWHTDASEDELKAAFAGRDDIYFYKAENGGYLVCSQEEDLKEDAVPGHVLKQEEDVLDTWFSSGLWPHSTMGWPENTDTLKRYYPTSVLVTSRDIITLWVARMVLFSQENMGTVPFHTVYIHPKILDGNGQTMSKSKGNGVDPMDIEEKYGTDALRFVMASLCTDNQDVRLPVKKEKQPDGREINTSEKFEIGRNFSNKLWNACRFLYPQLEQAGALSAELPMDKNLFALEDKWILSRLQTTIKDATRMLEEYHFAELAGFLYRFVWDDVCSSYLEIKKSVINSETLTAEKKNAMAILSYVLKNVLDLLHPVMPFITEELNSILFQGSEMVISRAWPKADESLIDAKIEAAFDQAFAVVESVRGVRGRYNVSPATKLNAVVSVDDAATEASVKDCMAIITELSGLSDLSVAVKAAKPKFSASAVVPGGELYIPLEGILDPAAEIARLEKEIEKAKAFAASIEKKLSNQKFVSGAPEAVVNAERTKLATQMDIISKNEAALKELE; from the coding sequence ATGGAAACTCGTTACAATTCTAAAGATGTGGAAGCCCGATGGCACAAGACCTGGGCTGAGAATAACAGTTTTGCACCCAGCGGAAAGGGCGAACCGTTCTCGGTCGTGATTCCGCCCCCGAACGTTACCGGCGCGCTCCATCTGGGACACGCGCTCAACGATACGCTCCAGGACATTTTGGTACGCTACCGCCGCAAGACGGGCCGCGACACGCTGTGGATTCCGGGTACGGACCACGCGGGTATCGCCACGCAGGCCGTGGTCGAAAAGCGCCTTTTCCAGGACGAACACAAGACCCGCCACGACATTGGCCGCGACGCCCTGGTGGAACGCATTTGGAAGTGGAAGGACGAATACGAAGCCCGCATTACGAAGCAGCTCAAGAGCCTCGGCGTTAGCTGCGACTGGAGCCGTCAGCGCTTCACGCTGGACCCGGTCTGCGCCAAGGCCGTGCGCCACGCCTTCTTCAACCTGTTCAAGAAGGGTCTGATTTACCGTGGCAAGCGTTTGGTGAACTGGGATACCAAGCTCCAGACCGCCGTTGCCGACGACGAAATCTACTACGAACACGTGAAGGGCCACTTCTGGACATTCAAGTATCCTCTGGCCGACGGTTCGGGATTTATCCCCGTTTCTACGACCCGTCCGGAAACCATCATGGGCGATACCGCCCTCGCCGTGCACCCGAACGACGAACGCTATGCGCAGTTCATCGGCAAGATGCTGAAGGTGCCGTTCGTTGACCGCGAAATTCCGGTGATTGCCGACGCTATCTTGGTGGACAAGGACTTCGGTACGGGTTCCGTGAAGGTGACGCCCGCACACGACCCGAACGACTATGCGACGGGCCTCCGCCACAAGCTCCCGATGATCAACATCATGAACGACGACGGCAGCCTGAACGAGAACGCCGGCAAGTTCCAGGGCCTCAAGGGCCAGGCCGCCCGCGACGCCGTGGTGGCAGGTCTCGAAGAACTCGGTCTTTTGATCAAGGTGGAAGACCACGAAATGGACGTGGGACACTCCGACCGTTCCAAGACTGTGATCGAGCCGTACCTCAGCGACCAGTGGTTCGTGAAGATGGACGTGCTCGCCGAAAACGCGATGAACGCCGTGAAGTCGGGCGAAATCAAGATTATCCCGGAACGTTACGCCAACAAGTATCTGGACTGGCTCGCCGAAAAGCGTGACTGGTGCATCAGCCGTCAGCTCTGGTGGGGCCACCGCATTCCTATCTGGCACACCGACGCTAGCGAAGACGAATTGAAGGCCGCATTTGCTGGCCGCGACGACATCTACTTCTACAAGGCCGAAAACGGCGGCTACCTCGTGTGCAGCCAGGAAGAAGACCTGAAGGAAGACGCTGTTCCGGGTCACGTGCTCAAGCAGGAAGAAGACGTGCTCGACACGTGGTTCTCCAGTGGACTCTGGCCGCATTCTACCATGGGCTGGCCGGAAAACACCGACACGCTCAAGCGCTACTACCCCACCAGCGTGCTCGTGACGAGCCGCGACATCATTACGCTGTGGGTCGCCCGCATGGTGCTGTTTAGCCAGGAAAACATGGGCACGGTTCCGTTCCACACGGTGTACATCCACCCGAAGATTCTGGACGGCAATGGCCAGACCATGAGCAAGTCCAAGGGCAACGGCGTGGACCCGATGGATATCGAAGAGAAGTACGGTACCGACGCTTTGCGCTTTGTGATGGCAAGCCTTTGCACCGACAACCAGGACGTGCGCCTGCCGGTGAAGAAGGAAAAGCAGCCGGATGGCCGCGAAATCAACACCAGCGAAAAGTTCGAAATCGGCCGTAACTTCAGCAATAAGCTGTGGAACGCCTGCCGCTTCCTTTACCCGCAGCTCGAACAGGCCGGCGCTCTCTCCGCCGAGCTCCCGATGGACAAGAACTTGTTCGCACTCGAAGACAAGTGGATTTTGAGCCGCCTGCAGACGACCATCAAGGACGCCACCCGCATGCTCGAAGAATACCACTTCGCCGAACTCGCCGGGTTCCTGTACCGCTTCGTGTGGGACGACGTGTGCTCCAGCTATCTCGAGATTAAGAAGTCCGTAATCAACAGCGAGACGCTCACCGCCGAAAAGAAGAACGCAATGGCAATTCTCAGCTACGTGCTGAAGAACGTGCTCGACCTGCTCCACCCGGTGATGCCGTTCATTACCGAAGAACTCAACAGCATCCTGTTCCAAGGCAGCGAAATGGTGATCAGCCGCGCATGGCCCAAGGCCGACGAATCGCTCATCGACGCGAAGATCGAAGCCGCATTCGACCAGGCATTCGCCGTGGTGGAAAGCGTGCGTGGCGTGCGTGGCCGCTACAACGTGAGCCCCGCCACCAAGCTGAACGCCGTGGTGAGCGTCGACGATGCCGCAACGGAAGCCAGCGTGAAGGACTGCATGGCAATCATCACCGAACTTTCGGGTCTCTCTGACCTGAGCGTCGCCGTGAAGGCCGCCAAGCCGAAGTTCAGCGCCAGCGCCGTGGTGCCCGGCGGCGAACTCTACATCCCGCTGGAAGGCATCCTCGACCCGGCTGCAGAAATTGCCCGCTTGGAAAAGGAAATCGAAAAGGCCAAGGCATTCGCCGCTTCGATTGAGAAAAAGCTTTCTAACCAAAAGTTTGTCTCAGGAGCCCCCGAAGCTGTGGTAAACGCCGAAAGGACGAAGCTTGCTACGCAGATGGATATTATATCCAAAAACGAGGCCGCGCTGAAGGAGTTGGAATAG
- a CDS encoding pyridoxamine 5'-phosphate oxidase family protein, with the protein MRRKDREIKEFDEIIDVLSRCKVLHLALISDGKPYAVPVNFGYAVSECDGQKKLAIYFHGAGEGKKLDAIKANPQVSFCAETSVEASGPQDVNADACKWTCFYESVIGFGTASLVENSKERTAGLDTIMLHNGYKLPFGVKTIAYSAMALARTAVVKIDVSEITGKHHLK; encoded by the coding sequence ATGCGACGCAAAGACCGCGAAATCAAGGAATTTGACGAAATCATCGACGTTCTCAGCCGTTGCAAGGTTTTGCATCTGGCTTTGATCAGCGACGGCAAGCCCTATGCCGTGCCGGTCAACTTCGGGTACGCCGTAAGCGAATGCGACGGACAAAAGAAACTCGCGATCTATTTCCACGGAGCAGGCGAAGGTAAAAAACTCGACGCCATCAAGGCGAATCCACAAGTGAGCTTTTGCGCGGAAACATCCGTCGAAGCGAGCGGCCCGCAAGACGTGAACGCGGACGCCTGCAAATGGACCTGCTTCTACGAAAGCGTCATCGGATTCGGAACCGCCTCGCTCGTAGAAAATTCAAAGGAACGCACCGCCGGGCTAGATACCATCATGCTCCACAACGGCTACAAGCTCCCCTTCGGCGTCAAAACCATCGCCTACAGCGCCATGGCCCTCGCACGCACCGCCGTCGTCAAGATTGACGTTTCTGAAATTACTGGGAAACATCACTTGAAGTGA
- a CDS encoding DUF262 domain-containing protein has product MSDDFLQPQVISVKVLLSKNITIPDYQRPYKWTQRNVIELLDDILKAIKDSRNHADFKYRIGTVILFKNNKGDYEVVDGQQRLITLTLICKALDVQSSLALMSTSFNSKVSQKNIQDNYFAIKNWMKYHENEKKDILNSFESILQFVVIGVGNISEAFQLFDSQNHRGKPLDPHALLKAYHLREMQDSPYEMALTVNKWEDRDPQAIKELFNSYLYPIWKWSKLLDAVPFTAKEIDVYKGIVEKSSYSYAKRALKASPCFQVTEPFTAGKDFFEFVSHYLNLLETIKNELQSNEEFKKLAPLLIERKKYSAKKYEGIEGIDLSSAGFCYAKNLFYCALFCYYDRFHNFNRMVVEKLFVWAFMLRADMETLGEDSVNLYALGKEGKTNTEPMFFTITNARREQDVANIQINVKRNSGSAKSPKWNSLYNYIKSIYGEAE; this is encoded by the coding sequence ATGTCAGATGATTTTTTGCAACCACAAGTAATCTCGGTAAAAGTGTTACTTTCTAAAAATATCACGATTCCTGATTACCAACGTCCATATAAATGGACTCAGAGAAATGTAATCGAACTTCTTGATGATATTTTAAAGGCAATTAAAGATTCTCGTAATCATGCTGATTTTAAGTATCGCATTGGTACTGTAATTCTTTTTAAAAATAATAAAGGTGATTATGAGGTTGTTGATGGTCAACAGCGATTGATAACACTTACACTAATATGTAAGGCGCTAGATGTACAATCCTCCTTGGCTTTAATGTCTACTAGCTTCAATAGCAAAGTGTCTCAAAAAAATATTCAAGATAATTATTTCGCGATAAAGAATTGGATGAAGTATCACGAAAATGAAAAAAAAGACATTTTAAATTCATTTGAGTCGATTCTTCAATTTGTTGTAATTGGAGTAGGGAATATATCGGAGGCGTTCCAGCTTTTTGATTCTCAGAACCATCGTGGAAAACCTCTAGATCCGCATGCTCTATTGAAAGCTTATCATTTACGGGAAATGCAAGATTCTCCATATGAAATGGCTTTGACAGTAAATAAATGGGAAGATAGAGACCCTCAGGCAATAAAAGAATTGTTTAATTCATATTTGTATCCCATTTGGAAATGGTCGAAACTTCTTGATGCTGTTCCTTTTACTGCGAAAGAAATTGATGTGTATAAGGGTATTGTTGAAAAATCCTCTTATTCTTATGCCAAAAGAGCCCTTAAGGCGTCACCTTGTTTTCAAGTAACAGAACCTTTTACTGCTGGTAAAGATTTTTTTGAATTTGTTAGTCATTATTTAAATTTGTTGGAAACGATAAAAAATGAACTTCAATCTAATGAAGAATTTAAAAAATTAGCACCGCTTTTAATAGAGAGAAAAAAATATAGTGCAAAAAAATATGAGGGAATAGAGGGAATAGATTTAAGTTCTGCAGGATTTTGTTACGCGAAAAATTTGTTCTATTGTGCCCTATTTTGTTATTATGACAGATTTCATAATTTTAACAGAATGGTAGTTGAAAAACTGTTTGTGTGGGCTTTTATGCTGCGTGCAGATATGGAAACTCTTGGTGAAGATTCTGTGAATCTGTATGCTCTTGGAAAAGAAGGGAAGACAAATACTGAACCAATGTTTTTTACAATTACAAATGCTAGGAGAGAGCAGGATGTGGCCAATATCCAGATTAACGTAAAACGGAATTCGGGTAGTGCGAAATCACCGAAATGGAATTCTTTATATAATTACATTAAAAGTATTTATGGGGAAGCAGAGTAA